A window of the Janthinobacterium agaricidamnosum NBRC 102515 = DSM 9628 genome harbors these coding sequences:
- a CDS encoding PAS domain S-box protein: MISQPAMAAGIAAPWDAWPYATVAAAVVAALALWRTRRVAQQLHAASKRLDEAEIHASIALASSGEAIWSWHFPTRALEFSSRYRTLLGDPRAPLNIDPGNWIKQVHPDDQLRMRNDAALHFKAPGQKSPLFSIEFRLRMADGGWKWLLGRGTVIERHADGSALYATGTLSDISERKAEEEAHMCAILEAAPEAMLVADIGGRIRYANQISARCFSYPLQELIGLSLEQLVPETIPGAHERHYLPGRVLTARRRDGSHFPAKVNLSPVRMAGQVFSIVSLRDMTQRQRAEEALHASSERYRLIVQTAAEGIWMTDAEGKTTFVNPKMARMLGFTVQEMVGRPMSEYMDREGRQQLEQHLRRPPTDQPGQVDFRFFRKDHSSLWGLLSTTSIQAENGEPGGTLAMITDITERRLAAVALRNSNQRMASVFDAVTNGLLVQDSSGHILESNAAAARMLAASAGRDGLWQAVREDGTVFEQASHPVHITLSSGQAMRDVVMGVLQPDNSLSWLSVNTEAIRDEYGEVGMVVSSLTDITYHKRSESALRELNEHLEERVAQRTEQLDQAKQVAEEASQAKGRFLAHMSHEIRTPMNGVIGMAYLALKTDLDPRQRDYLEKIRFAGEHLLGIIDDILDISKIEAGKLEIERIDFSLDHVMQTLTTVIAPKAASKNLKLVFDLAPDLPATLVGDPLRLGQVLINYTNNAIKFSEQGSITIKVIKVIGDATSCVVRFEVRDHGIGLTEEEMGRLFQSFQQADTSTTREYGGTGLGLAICKQLAQLMGGHVGVDSSPGAGSNFWFTARLGISTRSKPELVDHVSEAAAAMQVSANAAALMSSLKHARILLVEDNTFNQQVALEMLEEAGATVCLANNGVEALDLLRQTQFDCVLMDVQMPLMDGLEATRRIRADPRLAGLRVLAMTATATSEDRVRCLDAGMDDFISKPIQPPMMYRTIANWLPERSAPPPVRPKAPAAFKTTLAGDPDVIDLSILAKLLSYNPEKVRKFAFKFLQTTQDGFTDMDKALARGDIDHMRELGHRIKSSARTVGAIGMSELCHKLETLPLTGGAEDSTQAGAILARLWVLLELVTEQIMNNTSFANDD; this comes from the coding sequence ATGATCAGCCAACCCGCCATGGCCGCCGGTATCGCGGCACCATGGGATGCCTGGCCGTACGCCACCGTGGCCGCCGCCGTGGTCGCGGCGCTGGCGCTATGGCGCACGCGCCGCGTGGCCCAGCAGTTGCATGCCGCCAGTAAACGCCTGGATGAAGCGGAAATACACGCCAGCATCGCGCTGGCCAGTTCGGGCGAAGCGATCTGGAGCTGGCATTTCCCGACCCGCGCGCTGGAGTTTTCCAGCCGCTACCGGACCCTGCTGGGCGATCCGCGCGCGCCGCTCAATATCGACCCCGGCAACTGGATCAAGCAAGTCCATCCGGACGACCAGTTGCGCATGCGCAACGATGCGGCACTGCACTTCAAGGCGCCCGGCCAGAAAAGTCCGCTGTTTTCGATCGAATTCCGGCTGCGCATGGCCGATGGCGGCTGGAAATGGCTGCTCGGGCGCGGCACCGTCATCGAACGCCACGCCGACGGCAGCGCGCTGTACGCCACCGGCACGCTGAGCGACATCAGCGAACGCAAGGCCGAGGAGGAGGCGCACATGTGCGCGATCCTGGAAGCGGCGCCGGAAGCGATGCTGGTGGCCGACATCGGCGGACGCATCCGCTACGCCAACCAGATCAGCGCACGCTGCTTTTCGTATCCCTTGCAGGAATTGATCGGCTTGTCGCTGGAACAACTGGTGCCGGAAACCATCCCCGGCGCCCACGAGCGCCATTATTTGCCGGGCCGGGTGCTGACCGCAAGGCGCCGCGACGGTTCGCACTTCCCGGCCAAGGTCAACCTGTCGCCGGTGCGCATGGCGGGCCAGGTGTTTTCGATCGTGTCGCTGCGCGACATGACCCAGCGCCAGCGCGCCGAGGAGGCGCTGCACGCCAGTTCCGAACGTTACCGGCTGATCGTGCAAACCGCCGCCGAAGGCATCTGGATGACCGACGCCGAAGGCAAGACCACCTTCGTCAATCCGAAGATGGCGCGCATGCTCGGCTTCACCGTGCAGGAAATGGTCGGCCGGCCGATGTCCGAATACATGGACCGCGAAGGCCGCCAGCAACTGGAGCAGCATTTGCGCCGCCCGCCGACCGACCAGCCGGGCCAGGTCGATTTCCGTTTTTTCCGCAAGGACCACTCCAGCCTGTGGGGCTTGCTGTCGACCACCTCGATCCAGGCCGAAAACGGCGAGCCGGGCGGCACGCTGGCGATGATCACCGACATCACCGAACGCCGTTTGGCGGCGGTGGCGCTGCGCAATTCCAACCAGCGCATGGCGTCGGTGTTCGACGCCGTCACCAATGGCTTGCTGGTACAGGACAGCAGCGGCCACATTTTGGAAAGCAACGCGGCGGCGGCGCGCATGCTGGCCGCCAGCGCCGGCCGCGACGGCCTGTGGCAGGCGGTGCGCGAAGATGGCACTGTCTTCGAGCAAGCCAGCCACCCGGTGCACATCACCCTGTCCAGCGGCCAGGCGATGCGCGACGTGGTGATGGGCGTGCTGCAACCGGACAACAGCCTGTCCTGGCTGTCGGTGAATACCGAGGCGATCCGCGACGAATACGGCGAAGTCGGCATGGTGGTGTCCAGCCTGACCGATATCACGTACCACAAGCGCAGCGAAAGCGCGCTGCGCGAATTGAATGAACACCTGGAAGAACGGGTGGCGCAGCGCACCGAGCAGCTCGACCAGGCCAAGCAGGTGGCGGAAGAAGCGAGCCAGGCCAAGGGGCGCTTCCTGGCCCACATGAGCCATGAAATCCGCACGCCGATGAATGGCGTGATCGGCATGGCCTACCTGGCGCTGAAGACCGACCTGGACCCGCGCCAGCGCGATTACCTCGAAAAAATCCGTTTCGCCGGCGAACATTTGCTGGGCATCATAGACGACATCCTCGACATTTCGAAAATCGAGGCCGGCAAGCTGGAAATCGAACGCATCGACTTCAGCCTCGACCATGTGATGCAAACCCTGACCACGGTGATCGCACCCAAGGCCGCCAGCAAGAACCTGAAGCTGGTGTTCGACCTGGCGCCGGACTTGCCGGCGACGCTGGTCGGCGACCCGCTGCGGCTGGGCCAGGTGCTGATCAACTATACCAATAACGCCATCAAGTTCAGCGAACAGGGCAGCATCACCATCAAAGTCATCAAGGTGATCGGCGACGCCACCAGCTGCGTGGTGCGTTTCGAGGTGCGCGACCACGGCATCGGCCTGACCGAGGAAGAAATGGGCCGGCTGTTCCAGTCGTTCCAGCAAGCCGATACCTCGACCACCCGCGAATACGGCGGCACCGGCCTGGGCCTGGCGATTTGCAAGCAATTGGCGCAATTGATGGGCGGCCACGTCGGCGTCGACAGCAGCCCCGGCGCCGGCAGCAATTTCTGGTTCACCGCCCGGCTCGGCATTTCGACGCGCAGCAAGCCGGAACTGGTCGACCATGTCAGCGAAGCGGCGGCGGCGATGCAAGTAAGCGCCAACGCGGCGGCGCTGATGTCCAGCCTGAAACATGCGCGCATCTTGCTGGTCGAAGACAATACCTTCAACCAGCAAGTGGCGCTGGAAATGCTGGAAGAAGCGGGCGCCACCGTGTGCCTGGCCAACAACGGCGTCGAGGCGCTCGACTTGTTGCGCCAGACCCAGTTCGACTGCGTGCTGATGGATGTGCAAATGCCGCTGATGGATGGCCTGGAAGCGACCCGCCGCATCCGCGCCGACCCGCGCCTGGCCGGCTTGCGGGTGCTGGCGATGACCGCCACCGCCACCAGCGAAGACCGGGTGCGCTGCCTCGACGCCGGCATGGACGATTTCATTTCCAAGCCGATCCAGCCGCCGATGATGTACCGCACCATCGCCAACTGGCTGCCGGAACGCAGCGCGCCGCCGCCGGTGCGGCCGAAGGCGCCGGCCGCCTTCAAGACCACGCTGGCCGGCGATCCCGACGTGATCGATTTAAGCATCCTGGCAAAGTTGCTCAGTTACAATCCCGAAAAAGTGCGCAAATTCGCCTTTAAATTTTTACAGACCACGCAGGACGGTTTTACCGACATGGACAAGGCGCTGGCGCGCGGCGACATCGATCACATGCGCGAGCTGGGCCACCGCATCAAGTCGTCGGCGCGCACGGTCGGCGCGATCGGCATGTCCGAGCTGTGCCACAAACTGGAAACCCTGCCGCTGACCGGCGGCGCCGAGGATAGCACGCAGGCCGGCGCAATCCTGGCGCGGCTGTGGGTGTTGCTGGAACTGGTCACCGAGCAAATCATGAACAACACCAGCTTTGCCAATGACGATTGA
- the hutC gene encoding histidine utilization repressor translates to MDSTPIFQRIKDFLLAGIASGRWKEGDVIPSEQALVQQFGVSRMTVNRAVRELTTEQILTRRQGSGTYVAQQKYQATLLEIKSIADEIRARGHIHRSSLQLLERSKASDLLAKQFGVLPEQPLFHSLIVHFENGVPIQVEDRWVNPACAPDYMVQDFSSITPNEYLMAAAPLQGATYSIEALSAPRDIAEMLAIDTRQACLVLRRQTRSHGQVASVATMWHPGHRYQFAGSFA, encoded by the coding sequence CTGGACAGTACCCCGATTTTCCAGCGCATCAAGGATTTCCTGCTGGCCGGCATCGCCAGCGGACGCTGGAAGGAAGGCGATGTGATTCCATCCGAACAAGCGCTGGTCCAACAGTTCGGCGTGTCGCGCATGACCGTCAACCGCGCCGTGCGCGAATTGACCACCGAACAGATACTGACCCGGCGCCAGGGTTCCGGCACCTATGTCGCGCAACAAAAATATCAAGCCACGCTGCTGGAAATCAAGAGCATCGCCGATGAAATCCGCGCCCGCGGCCATATCCACCGCAGCAGCTTGCAATTGCTGGAGCGCAGCAAGGCGTCCGACTTGCTGGCCAAGCAATTCGGCGTGCTCCCGGAACAGCCATTATTCCATTCGCTGATCGTGCATTTTGAAAACGGCGTGCCGATCCAGGTCGAGGACCGCTGGGTCAACCCGGCGTGCGCGCCCGATTACATGGTGCAGGATTTTTCCAGCATCACGCCGAACGAATACCTGATGGCGGCCGCGCCGCTGCAAGGCGCCACCTACAGCATCGAAGCGCTGTCGGCGCCGCGCGACATCGCCGAAATGCTGGCCATCGACACCCGCCAGGCTTGTCTCGTACTGCGCCGCCAGACCCGTTCGCACGGCCAGGTGGCGTCGGTCGCCACCATGTGGCACCCGGGACACCGCTATCAATTCGCCGGCAGCTTTGCCTGA
- the ada gene encoding bifunctional DNA-binding transcriptional regulator/O6-methylguanine-DNA methyltransferase Ada: protein MRPPNQLPQSHQPPYLNDEQRWAAVRQRDSQADGQFYYSVRSTGVYCRPSCAARLALRGNVAFHDSCAAAEQAGFRPCRRCKPEQPPLAERQAAMVAGICRLIDDSEDELDLDSLAAASGISRFYFHRIFKAHTGITPKAYAAARRGERLKHELVRERSITDAIYAAGFHSSGRFYAATPGLLGMTPGAFRAGGSGMAIRFAIGACSLGAILVASTDQGICAILIDDDPEFLIRDLQDRFPHAELLGADAAYEHIVARVVGLVEAPGIGLDLPLDVRGTVFQQRVWQALRAIPAGRTVSYAELAALVGAPKGARAVAGACAANPLAVAIPCHRVVRNDGALSGYRWGVERKQALLEREAGDKNR from the coding sequence ATGCGTCCGCCAAACCAGCTACCCCAGTCACACCAGCCACCCTACCTGAACGACGAGCAGCGCTGGGCTGCGGTGCGGCAGCGCGACAGCCAGGCCGACGGCCAGTTTTATTATTCCGTGCGCAGCACCGGCGTGTATTGCCGGCCCTCTTGCGCTGCGCGGCTGGCGCTGCGCGGCAACGTCGCTTTCCACGACAGCTGCGCGGCCGCCGAACAGGCCGGTTTTCGTCCGTGCCGGCGCTGCAAGCCGGAACAGCCGCCGCTGGCCGAACGGCAGGCCGCGATGGTCGCCGGGATTTGCCGCCTGATCGATGACAGTGAAGACGAGCTCGACCTTGACAGCCTGGCAGCGGCCAGCGGCATCAGCCGTTTTTATTTCCACCGTATTTTCAAGGCGCACACCGGCATCACGCCGAAAGCGTATGCGGCGGCGCGCCGCGGCGAGCGGCTCAAGCACGAACTGGTGCGGGAGCGCAGCATCACCGACGCGATCTACGCGGCCGGCTTTCATTCCAGCGGCCGGTTTTACGCGGCCACGCCGGGCTTGCTGGGCATGACGCCGGGCGCGTTCCGGGCCGGCGGCAGCGGCATGGCGATCCGCTTCGCCATCGGCGCCTGTTCGCTGGGCGCGATCCTGGTGGCCAGCACCGACCAGGGCATTTGCGCGATCCTGATCGACGACGATCCCGAGTTCTTGATCCGCGATTTGCAGGACCGGTTTCCGCACGCCGAATTGCTGGGCGCCGACGCCGCCTACGAACACATCGTCGCGCGCGTGGTCGGGCTGGTGGAAGCGCCCGGCATCGGCCTCGACTTGCCGCTCGACGTGCGCGGCACCGTGTTCCAGCAGCGGGTGTGGCAAGCGCTGCGCGCGATTCCGGCCGGGCGCACCGTCAGCTACGCCGAGCTGGCCGCACTGGTCGGCGCCCCGAAAGGCGCGCGCGCCGTGGCTGGCGCCTGCGCCGCCAATCCGCTGGCGGTGGCGATTCCCTGTCACCGGGTGGTGCGCAACGACGGCGCGTTGTCCGGCTACCGCTGGGGCGTCGAACGCAAGCAGGCGCTGCTGGAGCGGGAGGCGGGCGATAAAAACCGCTGA
- a CDS encoding mechanosensitive ion channel family protein yields MSSYNYFKSVMLPIVRLLFILLIALLAPVSHGADADALAAPVASAVPAEAATAPLIFANRRIFTFRTTLAGYPPAERAAGALRRLKTALAKGGPMQAETRGIPEGSQVLLDGMQLFVVIPGDVNQLSGDTTASVAQAAAEQLRLALTEHREQGSWRYLATAAGLCLAATLAYLLVLRGLSRLHDWAGRRSAVLLGSRLRDVRLKNVRVLDAEHYVVFVRQLFNLVLWCLRLMATYVWAAFALGRIPYTRSWGESLNGYLLDIATQVGRAVLDAVPGLVLVLIIGAIARLVALTAASFFKRVESGELNIGWLDRDTALPTRRIVTVVIWLFALAMAYPYLPGSHTAAFQGVSVLVGLMVSIGASSIVGQGASGLILMYTRALRKGEYVRVGDSEGPVAEVGMFETRLRTGMGEEIALPNAWVMAQTTRNYSRAHAGAGFVLDTTITVGYGTPWRQVHAMLELAAARTDDIAATPKPYVVQLALQDYYVQYRLVGYARAEMPRQRAEVLNHLHQHIIDVFNEFGVQIMSPHYRSDPPEPQVVPPEDWHLAPAKAPD; encoded by the coding sequence ATGTCATCGTATAACTATTTCAAATCCGTCATGTTGCCGATTGTTCGCCTGCTCTTCATTTTGCTGATCGCCCTGCTGGCGCCAGTCTCGCACGGCGCCGACGCCGATGCCCTTGCCGCGCCGGTAGCCAGCGCGGTCCCTGCCGAAGCCGCCACCGCGCCGCTGATATTCGCCAACCGGCGCATCTTTACATTCCGCACCACGCTGGCCGGCTATCCGCCGGCGGAGCGCGCCGCCGGCGCGTTGCGGCGCCTGAAAACGGCGCTGGCCAAGGGTGGTCCCATGCAGGCGGAAACCCGCGGCATCCCCGAGGGCAGCCAGGTGCTGCTGGATGGCATGCAGCTGTTCGTCGTGATTCCCGGCGATGTCAACCAGTTGTCCGGCGATACCACGGCCAGCGTCGCGCAAGCCGCCGCCGAACAATTGCGCCTGGCGCTGACCGAGCATCGCGAGCAGGGCAGCTGGCGCTACCTGGCGACGGCCGCCGGCCTGTGCCTGGCCGCGACGCTGGCTTATCTGCTGGTCTTGCGCGGCTTGTCGCGGCTGCACGACTGGGCGGGGCGGCGCAGCGCGGTCTTGCTGGGCAGCCGCTTGCGCGATGTGCGGCTGAAAAACGTGCGCGTGCTCGACGCCGAGCATTACGTGGTGTTCGTGCGCCAGTTGTTCAACCTGGTGCTGTGGTGCTTGCGGCTGATGGCGACGTATGTGTGGGCGGCCTTCGCGCTGGGCCGGATTCCGTACACCCGCAGCTGGGGCGAAAGCTTGAACGGCTATCTGCTCGATATCGCTACGCAGGTCGGGCGCGCCGTGCTCGACGCGGTGCCGGGACTGGTGCTGGTGTTGATCATCGGCGCCATCGCGCGGCTGGTGGCGCTGACGGCGGCCTCGTTTTTCAAGCGCGTCGAAAGCGGCGAATTGAACATCGGCTGGCTGGACCGCGACACGGCGCTGCCGACCCGGCGCATCGTCACGGTGGTGATCTGGCTGTTCGCGCTGGCGATGGCGTATCCGTATCTGCCCGGCTCGCATACCGCCGCGTTCCAGGGCGTGTCGGTGCTGGTCGGCCTGATGGTGTCGATCGGCGCATCGAGCATCGTCGGCCAGGGCGCCAGCGGCTTGATCCTGATGTACACGCGGGCGCTGCGCAAGGGCGAATATGTGCGGGTCGGCGACAGCGAAGGCCCGGTGGCCGAAGTGGGCATGTTCGAGACGCGGCTGCGCACCGGCATGGGCGAGGAGATCGCGCTGCCGAATGCGTGGGTGATGGCGCAAACCACCAGGAATTATTCGCGCGCCCATGCTGGCGCCGGTTTTGTGCTCGACACCACCATCACGGTCGGTTACGGCACGCCGTGGCGCCAGGTGCACGCGATGCTGGAACTGGCCGCCGCGCGCACCGATGACATCGCCGCCACGCCGAAGCCGTACGTGGTGCAACTGGCCTTGCAGGATTATTACGTACAATACCGGCTGGTCGGCTACGCCAGGGCGGAAATGCCGCGCCAGCGGGCCGAGGTGCTGAACCATCTGCACCAGCACATCATCGATGTGTTTAATGAATTCGGCGTGCAAATCATGTCGCCGCATTACCGCAGCGATCCGCCCGAACCGCAGGTGGTGCCGCCCGAAGACTGGCATTTGGCGCCGGCCAAGGCGCCGGACTGA
- a CDS encoding GNAT family N-acetyltransferase, producing MNHLPENLMQAASHSLADALIADPFYRSVTRACDGDEARRLQMLAAYFELALVEGRQVGRVDLADADGSGAAIWTTDTDPALRAAAYAARERALRDLLGAQGYANFSAIVDHMESNLAGWNLASAWYLSIAGIQSGAQGRGLGAALLAGGLHAVDRAGAACFLETYNQRSLPFYGRLGFEASAKFFEPVTAREYWLMVRQPRSGNLPPLSR from the coding sequence ATGAATCACTTACCGGAAAACCTGATGCAAGCCGCGTCGCACAGCCTGGCCGACGCGCTGATAGCCGATCCTTTTTATCGCAGCGTCACGCGGGCTTGCGATGGCGACGAGGCGCGCCGCCTGCAAATGCTGGCCGCGTATTTCGAACTGGCGCTGGTCGAAGGCCGGCAAGTGGGCCGGGTCGACCTGGCCGATGCCGACGGCAGCGGCGCGGCGATCTGGACCACCGATACCGATCCGGCTTTGCGCGCCGCGGCTTATGCGGCGCGCGAACGGGCCTTGCGCGATCTGCTGGGAGCGCAAGGCTACGCCAATTTCAGCGCCATCGTCGACCATATGGAATCCAACCTGGCCGGATGGAACCTGGCATCGGCCTGGTATCTGTCGATCGCCGGCATCCAGTCCGGCGCGCAGGGACGCGGGCTGGGCGCGGCGCTGCTGGCCGGCGGCCTGCACGCCGTCGACCGGGCCGGCGCGGCCTGTTTTCTGGAAACGTATAACCAGCGCAGCCTGCCGTTTTACGGCCGCCTCGGTTTCGAGGCCAGCGCGAAGTTTTTCGAGCCGGTCACGGCCCGCGAGTATTGGCTGATGGTGCGCCAGCCGCGCAGCGGCAATCTTCCCCCTTTGTCCAGGTAA
- the hutU gene encoding urocanate hydratase has protein sequence MSNHNSLDSDPRFDASREIRAPRGSERVCKSWQAEAAYRMVQNNLDPEVAENPQHLVVYGGIGRAARNWACFDQILASLRELEDNQTLLIQSGKPVGVFQTHEDAPRVLIANSNLVPKWANWEHFNELDRQGLFMYGQMTAGSWIYIGTQGIVQGTYETFAEAGRQHFGGDWGGRWILTAGLGGMGGAQPLAATMAGAVSLNIECQQSSIDFRLRTRYLDKQAASLDDALALVKYHTERKEAISIGLLGNAAELLPELVRRAREGGLVPDLVTDQTSAHDLLNGYLPRGWSVSDWKAAQQDPERHARLAQAAADSCAAHVQAMLDFHAMGVKTVDYGNNIRQVAFDQGVANAFDFPGFVPAYIRPQFCEGRGPFRWVALSGDPEDIYKTDAKIKELFPEHKQVHHWLDMARERIAFQGLPARICWLGLGERHLAGLAFNEMVRNGELKAPIVIGRDHLDTGSVASPNRETESMKDGTDAVSDWPLLNAMLNTAGGATWVSLHHGGGVGMGYSQHAGMVIVADGSEGAAKRLARVLVNDSGSGVMRHADAGYETAADCARRNGLILPMVK, from the coding sequence ATGAGCAATCACAATAGCCTGGACAGCGATCCGCGTTTCGACGCCAGCCGTGAAATCCGCGCCCCGCGCGGCAGCGAGCGGGTCTGCAAAAGCTGGCAAGCCGAAGCCGCTTACCGCATGGTGCAAAACAACCTGGATCCGGAAGTGGCGGAAAACCCGCAACACCTGGTGGTCTACGGCGGCATCGGCCGCGCCGCCCGCAACTGGGCGTGCTTCGACCAGATCCTGGCGTCGCTGCGCGAGCTGGAAGATAACCAGACCCTGCTGATACAGTCCGGCAAACCGGTCGGCGTCTTCCAGACCCATGAAGACGCGCCGCGCGTGCTGATCGCCAATTCCAACCTGGTGCCGAAATGGGCCAACTGGGAACACTTCAATGAACTCGACCGCCAGGGGCTGTTCATGTATGGCCAGATGACGGCCGGCAGCTGGATCTATATCGGCACCCAGGGCATCGTGCAAGGCACTTACGAAACCTTTGCCGAAGCCGGGCGCCAGCATTTCGGCGGCGACTGGGGCGGGCGCTGGATACTGACGGCAGGCCTGGGCGGCATGGGCGGCGCGCAGCCGCTGGCTGCGACCATGGCCGGCGCCGTGTCGCTCAATATCGAATGCCAGCAAAGCAGCATCGACTTCCGCTTGCGCACCCGCTACCTCGACAAGCAGGCGGCCAGCCTGGACGACGCGCTGGCGCTGGTCAAATACCACACCGAACGCAAGGAAGCGATATCGATCGGCTTGCTGGGCAACGCCGCCGAGCTGCTGCCGGAGCTGGTCAGGCGCGCCAGGGAAGGGGGGCTGGTGCCGGACCTGGTCACCGACCAGACCTCGGCGCACGACCTGCTCAACGGCTATTTGCCGCGCGGCTGGAGCGTGTCGGACTGGAAGGCCGCGCAGCAAGACCCGGAACGCCACGCGCGGCTGGCCCAGGCCGCCGCCGATTCCTGCGCCGCGCACGTGCAGGCGATGCTCGACTTCCATGCGATGGGCGTCAAGACCGTCGATTACGGCAACAACATTCGCCAGGTCGCGTTCGACCAGGGCGTGGCGAACGCCTTCGATTTTCCCGGCTTCGTGCCGGCCTATATCCGCCCGCAATTTTGCGAAGGGCGCGGCCCGTTCCGCTGGGTGGCCCTGTCCGGCGATCCGGAAGATATCTACAAGACCGACGCCAAGATCAAGGAACTGTTCCCGGAACATAAGCAAGTGCACCACTGGCTGGACATGGCGCGCGAGCGCATCGCCTTCCAGGGCTTGCCGGCGCGGATCTGCTGGCTGGGACTGGGCGAGCGCCACCTCGCCGGACTGGCGTTTAACGAGATGGTGCGCAACGGCGAATTGAAGGCGCCGATCGTGATCGGCCGCGACCATCTGGACACCGGCTCGGTGGCCAGCCCGAACCGCGAAACCGAAAGCATGAAGGACGGCACCGATGCGGTGTCCGACTGGCCGCTGCTGAACGCCATGCTGAACACCGCCGGCGGCGCGACCTGGGTCTCGCTGCACCATGGCGGCGGGGTCGGCATGGGTTACTCGCAGCATGCCGGCATGGTGATCGTCGCCGACGGCAGCGAAGGCGCGGCCAAACGGCTGGCGCGGGTGCTGGTCAACGACAGCGGTTCCGGCGTGATGCGCCATGCCGACGCCGGTTATGAAACGGCCGCCGACTGCGCCAGGCGCAACGGCCTGATACTCCCTATGGTCAAGTAA